The following coding sequences lie in one Sorghum bicolor cultivar BTx623 chromosome 6, Sorghum_bicolor_NCBIv3, whole genome shotgun sequence genomic window:
- the LOC8076496 gene encoding probable CCR4-associated factor 1 homolog 11, whose amino-acid sequence MPSVEVGGAAGWRPKHLHKQYQQKHHHYTQQQQHQPPSHPHPHPPPQQQPLEIREVWADNVDREFKLIRAAIEHFPYVSMDTEFPGVIHHPPASVHHSTLTPSQRYALLKSNVDALHLIQVGLVFAASPSSPPALAFQINLREFDPRVHRHAPDSVRLLASSGVDLAAHRARGVSARAFAALLMSSGLVCNPDVAWVTFCSAYDFAYLVKVLMGRKLPRALPEFLRYVRVYFGAAVYDVKHMARVAVDSYGEVALLGGLERVAGALRVRRAAGRGHQAASDSVLTWDTFREMARLYFPKECSLDVCAGVIYGLELRHGDATTKPKPAKVRAALRC is encoded by the coding sequence ATGCCTTCAGTCGAGGTGGGCGGCGCCGCCGGGTGGAGGCCCAAGCACCTCCACAAGCAGTACCAGCAGAAGCACCACCACTacacccagcagcagcagcatcagcCACCGTCCCATCCCCATCCCCACCCGCCGCCGCAACAGCAACCGCTGGAGATCCGGGAGGTATGGGCAGACAACGTCGACCGCGAGTTCAAGCTAATCCGCGCGGCCATCGAGCACTTCCCCTACGTGTCCATGGACACGGAGTTCCCCGGCGTGATCCACCACCCACCCGCTTCCGTCCACCACTCCACGCTCACCCCATCACAGCGCTACGCCCTCCTCAAATCCAACGTCGACGCGCTGCACCTCATCCAGGTCGGCCTGGTCTTCGCGGCGTCCCCGTCCTCCCCGCCGGCACTCGCGTTCCAGATCAACCTCCGCGAGTTCGACCCGCGGGTACACCGCCACGCGCCGGACTCCGTCCGCCTGCTCGCGTCCAGCGGCGTCGACCTCGCCGCGCACCGCGCCAGGGGGGTTTCGGCCCGCGCCTTCGCCGCGCTGCTCATGTCGTCGGGCCTCGTCTGCAACCCTGACGTGGCGTGGGTCACCTTCTGCTCCGCCTACGACTTCGCCTACCTCGTCAAGGTGCTCATGGGCCGGAAGCTGCCCCGGGCGCTCCCGGAGTTCCTGCGGTACGTCAGGGTCTACTTCGGCGCCGCCGTGTACGACGTCAAGCACATGGCTAGGGTCGCCGTTGACTCCTACGGCGAGGTCGCGCTGCTGGGTGGGCTCGAGCGCGTCGCCGGTGCCCTCCGGGTGCGCCGCGCCGCCGGACGGGGACACCAGGCCGCGTCCGACAGCGTGCTCACGTGGGACACGTTCCGGGAGATGGCTAGGCTCTACTTCCCCAAGGAATGCAGCCTGGACGTGTGCGCCGGCGTGATCTAcggccttgagctccgccacggCGACGCCACTACCAAGCCCAAGCCGGCTAAAGTGCGCGCTGCGCTGCGCTGCTGA
- the LOC8076497 gene encoding pentatricopeptide repeat-containing protein At3g51320 encodes MATTSTSPHSAGGGGIIGDDLHGLLRYGLRTHSSVLCAHAFLLRRGLLLGHAVPAGLLLTASACSAASPPAHILRLLHHLPPPLPVFSIDLALRAVGPRIPFSTLLSLFAALLRSHQPVFPDHFSFPPLLSAAASAASPRLHLRSALALHGQVLRRGLLFSPPPHAANALLHFYATAGGLSSARYLFDEMPFRDIVSYNTLMTALASTPGGIDAARQLFEGMHLRSAVSWNIMINGYVKAKWPEQALEVVRWMAKAGVRGTAAAMVGAATACARLGRLGAGKEVHCVFLRRFEDDNLLVWTALIDMYGKCRRSGVARKLFDRLRMRNVVCWNAMIIGHCVYGEPGDGIKLFQHMITLGNVQPDGVTFIGVLCACARLGLLEDGRAYFEQMSTVYNLKPTFAHYWCVANLYGSVGLLEEAEGLLQSIPEDMKARALGSLLGLCRFRKDWRLGERIALRLIELEPSNNAHYALLCNVYAAVGRWEEVHRVKAIMKGRDERFRPGHRLVNLNEIVDEFKIRESQPENQEIYAIMDDLATRLKLDCKEKDQSDFGIK; translated from the exons ATGGCGACCACCTCCACCTCCCCCCATtcagccggcggcggcggcatcatCGGCGACGACCTCCACGGCTTACTCCGCTACGGCCTCCGCACTCACTCCTCCGTTCTCTGCGCACACgccttcctcctccgccgcggcctcctcctcggcCACGCCGTCCCCGCCGGCCTCCTCCTCACCGCCTCTGCCTGCTCCGCCGCCTCGCCGCCCGCCCACatcctccgcctcctccaccacctacctcctcccctgccggtCTTCTCCATCGACCTCGCACTCCGCGCCGTAGGCCCTCGCATCCCCTTCTCCACCCTCCTCTCCCTCTTCGCGGCCCTCCTCCGCTCCCACCAACCGGTCTTCCCCGATCACTTCTCcttccctcctctcctctcaGCTGCCGCCTCCGCTGCCTCCCCGCGACTCCACCTCCGCTCCGCGCTCGCCCTCCACGGGCAGGTCCTCCGCCGCGGCCTCCTCTTCTCCCCGCCGCCCCACGCTGCCAACGCACTCCTCCACTTCTATGCCACTGCCGGCGGCCTCTCGTCCGCCCGCTACCTGTTCGACGAAATGCCATTCAGGGACATCGTGTCCTACAACACCCTGATGACGGCCTTAGCTAGCACACCTGGTGGCATTGATGCCGCACGCCAGCTGTTCGAGGGAATGCACCTGAGAAGTGCAGTGTCATGGAACATCATGATTAATGGGTATGTCAAGGCGAAGTGGCCTGAACAGGCACTGGAGGTGGTCCGGTGGATGGCAAAGGCAGGAGTGAGGGGGACGGCAGCAGCCATGGTCGGGGCAGCCACGGCGTGTGCTAGGCTGGGGAGGCTAGGGGCTGGGAAGGAGGTGCACTGTGTGTTCCTGCGCCGTTTTGAGGATGATAACCTGTTAGTTTGGACTGCATTGATTGATATGTATGGCAAGTGTCGGAGGTCTGGGGTTGCAAGGAAGCTGTTTGATCGGCTCAGAATGAGGAACGTGGTATGCTGGAATGCGATGATCATAGGGCACTGTGTGTATGGTGAACCCGGTGATGGGATCAAACTGTTCCAGCATATGATCACACTGG GGAATGTGCAGCCAGATGGAGTCACTTTCATTGGTGTTCTCTGCGCCTGTGCCCGTTTAGGCCTCTTGGAGGACGGAAGGGCATATTTTGAGCAGATGAGCACCGTGTACAACCTCAAGCCGACATTTGCGCACTACTGGTGCGTGGCCAATCTGTATGGGAGTGTTGGGCTTCTGGAAGAAGCCGAGGGCCTCTTACAGAGTATACCAGAGGATATGAAGGCACGAGCATTGGGTAGTTTGCTTGGGTTATGTCGGTTCCGGAAGGATTGGAGACTTGGGGAACGGATAGCTCTCAGGTTGATTGAGCTTGAACCGAGCAACAATGCTCACTATGCACTGCTTTGCAATGTGTACGCTGCTGTAGGGAGGTGGGAAGAAGTTCACAGGGTGAAGGCTATCATGAAAGGGAGAGATGAGAGGTTCAGGCCTGGACATCGTCTGGTGAACTTAAATGAGATTGTTGATGAATTCAAAATTAGGGAGAGTCAACCTGAGAATCAGGAGATATATGCCATCATGGATGACTTAGCGACAAGGCTGAAGCTTGATTGCAAAGAAAAGGACCAAAGTGATTTTGGAATAAAGTAA
- the LOC8085897 gene encoding transcription repressor OFP13, with product MPFPLPLPPRLHTPSRTSSASSLDHISLAQQQQKQLAMVRKLALASLFFNASEGSQCLSSSASMSAASFSTAASWQWPSCTQARTRSFRGDNRPEIVSMRHDDTSSKREEQQEGGYQCSYKTSMNPAYVHDYSSAGAADCYSSSGLSDSSATQSLYLSTAPAEPAVAVAADEDEAIIHGLRSSTTRRLLFEPESTSSIVKTKKASAAAFDGATALAIESADPYGDFRRSMEEMVLSHGADDWGWLEEMLGWYLRANGKNTHGLIVGAFVDLLVALASSASAPSPACCSSGLKQSRHLQAAKIGRERHRTQAE from the coding sequence ATGCCAtttccattgccattgccacctCGTCTTCACACTCCCAGCAGGACCTCATCAGCTTCCTCGCTCGATCACATTTCGcttgcgcagcagcagcagaagcagCTAGCCATGGTCAGGAAGCTCGCGCTCGCCTCCCTCTTCTTCAACGCCAGCGAGGGAAGCCAGTGCCTTTCCTCCTCGGCGTCCATGTCCGCCGCCTCCTTCAGCACGGCGGCGTCGTGGCAGTGGCCGTCTTGCACGCAGGCGAGGACGCGCTCCTTCCGGGGCGACAACAGACCGGAGATCGTGTCCATGCGCCACGACGACACCAGCAGCAAgcgagaggagcagcaggagggAGGGTACCAGTGCAGCTACAAGACGAGCATGAACCCGGCCTACGTCCACGACTACTCATCGGCCGGCGCCGCCGATTGCTACTCCTCCAGCGGGCTCTCCGACTCCTCCGCGACCCAGAGCCTCTACCTCTCCACGGCGCCAGCAGAGCCCGCCGTGGCCGTCGCCGCAGACGAGGACGAGGCGATCATCCACGGACTCCGCTCCTCCACCACCCGCCGGCTCCTGTTCGAGCCCGAGTCCACGAGCTCCATCGTGAAGACGAAAAAGGCGTCTGCGGCGGCGTTCGACGGCGCCACGGCGCTGGCCATCGAGTCCGCTGACCCGTACGGCGACTTCCGGCGGTCcatggaggagatggtgctgAGCCACGGCGCCGACGACTGGGGTTGGCTCGAGGAGATGCTCGGGTGGTACCTCAGGGCGAACGGCAAGAATACGCACGGTCTCATCGTCGGCGCCTTCGTCGACCTGCTCGTCGCGCTCGCCTCCTCTGCTTCTGCTCCCTCCCccgcctgctgctcctctggctTGAAGCAGAGCCGGCATCTTCAGGCTGCCAAGATAGGCCGCGAACGCCACCGAACGCAAGCAGAGTAG
- the LOC8055446 gene encoding probable aspartyl protease At4g16563, with product MAPPPPLLPLLLILLVTVPLFPTAAPTATTLPLYRHLPHVAEAEAEDAHHHPLSRLAAASLARASHLKRRGRASHHSQKGSSSGGHKSIPATAALYPHSYGGYAFTASLGTPPQPLPVLLDTGSQLTWVPCTSNYDCRNCSSPFAAAVPVFHPKNSSSSRLVGCRNPSCLWVHSAEHVAKCRAPCSRGANCTPASNVCPPYAVVYGSGSTAGLLIADTLRAPGRAVSGFVLGCSLVSVHQPPSGLAGFGRGAPSVPAQLGLSKFSYCLLSRRFDDNAAVSGSLVLGGDNDGMQYVPLVKSAAGDKQPYAVYYYLALSGVTVGGKAVRLPARAFAANAAGSGGAIVDSGTTFTYLDPTVFQPVADAVVAAVGGRYKRSKDVEEGLGLHPCFALPQGAKSMALPELSLHFKGGAVMQLPLENYFVVAGRAPVPGAGAGAGAAEAICLAVVTDFGGSGAGDEGGGPAIILGSFQQQNYLVEYDLEKERLGFRRQPCASSS from the coding sequence ATGGCTCCACCACCACCTCTGCTCCCGCttctcctcatcctcctcgtcaCCGTTCCTCTCTTCCCCACCGCCGCGCCGACGGCCACGACCCTGCCGCTGTACCGCCACCTCCCGCACGTggccgaggccgaggccgaGGACGCGCACCACCACCCGCTGTCCCGCCTGGCCGCCGCGTCGCTGGCCCGCGCGTCGCACCTCAAGCGCCGGGGACGCGCCAGCCACCACAGCCAAAAAGGATCATCATCAGGCGGCCACAAGTCAATCCCAGCCACCGCCGCACTGTACCCGCACTCCTACGGCGGCTACGCCTTCACGGCGTCGCTCGgcacgccgccgcagccgctccccgtgCTGCTCGACACCGGCAGCCAGCTCACCTGGGTGCCCTGCACCTCCAACTACGACTGCCGCAACTGCTCCTCCCCgttcgccgccgccgtgccggTCTTCCACCCCaagaactcctcctcctcccgcctCGTCGGCTGCCGCAACCCTTCCTGCCTGTGGGTCCACTCCGCCGAGCACGTCGCCAAGTGCCGCGCCCCCTGCTCCCGCGGCGCCAACTGCACCCCCGCCAGCAACGTCTGCCCGCCCTACGCCGTCGTCTACGGCTCCGGCTCCACCGCCGGGCTGCTCATCGCCGACACCCTGCGCGCGCCGGGGCGCGCCGTTTCTGGCTTCGTCCTCGGATGCAGCCTCGTGTCCGTGCACCAACCGCCGTCGGGCCTCGCTGGcttcggccgcggcgcgccgtCCGTGCCCGCGCAGCTCGGCCTCTCCAAATTCTCCTACTGCCTTCTGTCCCGCCGCTTCGACGACAACGCCGCCGTGAGCGGCTCGCTCGTCCTCGGCGGCGACAACGACGGCATGCAGTACGTGCCCCTGGTGAAGAGCGCGGCGGGCGACAAGCAGCCGTACGCCGTCTACTACTACCTGGCGCTGTCGGGCGTGACGGTGGGCGGGAAGGCGGTGCGGCTCCCGGCGCGGGCGTTCGCGGCCAACGCCGCGGGGTCCGGTGGCGCCATCGTGGACTCCGGCACCACGTTCACGTACCTCGACCCGACGGTGTTCCAGCCCGTGGCGGacgcggtggtggcggcggtgggAGGGCGGTACAAGCGGTCCAAGGACGTGGAGGAGGGGCTGGGCCTGCACCCCTGCTTCGCGCTGCCGCAGGGCGCCAAGTCCATGGCGCTGCCGGAGCTGTCGCTCCACTTCAAGGGCGGCGCGGTGATGCAGCTCCCGCTCGAGAACTACTTCGTGGTCGCGGGCCGCGCACCCGtgcccggcgccggcgccggcgctggtgCTGCCGAGGCCATCTGCCTCGCCGTGGTCACCGACTTCGGAGGCTCCGGCGCTGGAGACGAGGGCGGTGGCCCGGCCATCATCCTCGGCAGCTTCCAGCAGCAGAACTACCTCGTGGAGTACGACCTGGAGAAAGAGAGGCTGGGGTTCCGCCGGCAGCCATGCGCGTCGTCGTCGTGA